The Aedes aegypti strain LVP_AGWG chromosome 3, AaegL5.0 Primary Assembly, whole genome shotgun sequence genome contains a region encoding:
- the LOC5578949 gene encoding CD63 antigen, which yields MPNLSTVKTSLIVLNMICLLCGLWLTIVGLVMMYKYSDLIHLTGRDTVLASATKLTVVLGWAIAATGFYGIHGVIRRSYPLMVLYVFLLGVLITFQLSMAALLIYRSNRTPYLEVQRFEMEFDHVLRTGISSERIYQFQADHGCCGKRSFRDWLNDDGSIPTSCCIEGSNDHSCRSFAEGCVQILERYVSHITKGLGIGLLILAAIDFAALLFASCFVHGIKNQLN from the coding sequence ATGCCGAATTTGTCGACCGTCAAAACCTCGTTGATCGTGCTGAACATGATCTGCCTCCTGTGCGGTTTGTGGTTAACGATCGTCGGTCTGGTCATGATGTACAAGTACTCCGACTTGATCCACCTCACCGGACGGGATACAGTGCTGGCCAGTGCGACGAAGCTGACAGTGGTGCTGGGATGGGCCATTGCAGCTACAGGGTTCTACGGTATCCACGGAGTTATCCGGCGATCGTACCCGTTGATGGTGTTGTACGTCTTTCTGTTGGGGGTGTTGATCACCTTCCAGTTGTCGATGGCAGCCCTTCTAATCTACCGAAGCAACAGAACTCCTTATCTGGAAGTGCAACGATTCGAAATGGAATTTGATCACGTATTGAGAACTGGGATATCTAGCGAAAGGATCTACCAGTTTCAAGCCGATCACGGTTGCTGTGGAAAACGATCGTTTCGGGATTGGCTAAACGATGACGGCAGCATTCCAACGTCTTGCTGTATCGAAGGATCAAATGACCATAGCTGTAGATCATTTGCGGAAGGTTGCGTTCAAATTCTGGAAAGGTACGTCAGCCACATAACGAAAGGCCTTGGAATAGGCCTCCTGATACTGGCTGCGATCGATTTCGCAGCCCTGCTGTTCGCCAGCTGCTTCGTCCATGGGATAAAGAATCAGTTGAATTAA